Proteins from a single region of Methanotorris igneus Kol 5:
- the mmp3 gene encoding methyl-coenzyme M reductase-associated protein Mmp3, whose protein sequence is MNVIVNGKPKSGETLRDVIKDEPYVDGANIVIIKGSKKEVEEEAKKYVIKTTKGSITIAITENNESSKFWKENYKLFENKNLRWKSGVDVSFGAITIDLDISPEKKQFKKWDVVLSLSGLDKNEGHLVFVKKDVEEMYGLENPKIGIVVGGKRVISNLTKGDKILSIEPIRETKEEVDYLVTKDLNLKLEDGWEIYTYFEATFDGLPKSVEHALAIMEDGFFEISENTNTYIADCRLQTLIIDEENFKDRDRGVITVRNTGNGIGKVYIYREGRVSSLSHTVVGKVTKGMELIDFSEEGILTVVTNPKRLNAIGLTQREAEELFKEYGIKVVREGNTDDDAIVIEQIPEYTMDILKTKEVKVVGIEPDKLVCIEIFDKEAPITAWYFRKTTGLTTRRVGKLKVYFKHKDLIMFEGNKEYAKGLLPENTPKDKVEANTIAVTNMVKRYKGMIGVRLSDSDKFGPTGETFEGTNLVAKIVKNAEYLMNVKNGDTVYLLEIK, encoded by the coding sequence ATGAACGTAATTGTAAACGGAAAACCAAAATCAGGAGAAACTCTAAGAGATGTTATTAAAGACGAACCTTATGTAGATGGAGCAAATATCGTAATCATCAAAGGAAGTAAAAAGGAAGTGGAAGAAGAGGCAAAAAAATATGTAATAAAAACAACGAAAGGTAGTATAACCATTGCAATAACAGAAAACAATGAAAGTTCAAAATTTTGGAAGGAAAATTATAAGCTTTTTGAAAACAAAAACCTAAGATGGAAAAGTGGAGTAGATGTTTCCTTTGGGGCAATAACCATCGACTTAGACATCAGTCCAGAGAAAAAGCAGTTTAAGAAGTGGGATGTAGTTTTAAGTTTGTCTGGATTGGATAAGAACGAGGGACATTTGGTTTTTGTTAAAAAGGATGTTGAAGAGATGTATGGTTTGGAAAACCCAAAAATAGGTATTGTGGTCGGAGGGAAAAGAGTTATCTCAAATTTAACCAAAGGGGACAAAATTCTTTCCATTGAGCCGATAAGGGAGACAAAGGAAGAAGTTGATTATTTAGTAACTAAGGATTTGAACTTAAAATTAGAAGATGGCTGGGAGATTTATACTTACTTTGAGGCAACATTTGATGGACTACCAAAGAGCGTTGAACATGCATTGGCTATAATGGAGGATGGATTTTTTGAAATATCCGAAAACACTAACACATACATTGCAGATTGTAGGTTGCAAACATTAATAATTGATGAGGAAAACTTTAAGGATAGAGATAGGGGAGTTATAACTGTAAGAAACACAGGAAATGGCATTGGGAAGGTTTATATTTACAGAGAGGGAAGGGTTTCATCCTTATCCCACACGGTAGTTGGAAAGGTAACAAAAGGTATGGAATTAATTGATTTTTCAGAAGAAGGGATATTAACAGTAGTTACAAACCCAAAGAGATTAAATGCTATTGGATTAACACAAAGAGAGGCAGAGGAGTTGTTTAAGGAATATGGCATAAAAGTTGTTAGAGAAGGGAATACAGATGATGACGCAATAGTAATTGAACAAATCCCAGAATACACAATGGATATATTAAAAACAAAAGAAGTTAAAGTTGTTGGAATTGAACCTGACAAGTTAGTTTGCATAGAGATATTTGATAAAGAAGCACCAATAACAGCATGGTATTTTAGAAAAACAACAGGATTGACAACGAGGAGAGTAGGAAAGTTGAAGGTTTACTTTAAACATAAGGATTTAATAATGTTTGAGGGTAACAAAGAGTATGCAAAAGGTCTTTTGCCAGAAAATACTCCAAAAGATAAAGTTGAGGCAAATACAATTGCAGTAACGAATATGGTTAAAAGATATAAAGGTATGATTGGTGTTAGGTTGAGTGATAGTGACAAATTTGGTCCTACTGGGGAAACATTTGAGGGAACAAACTTAGTTGCTAAGATTGTTAAAAATGCAGAATATCTAATGAATGTTAAGAACGGAGATACTGTATATCTATTAGAAATAAAGTAA